One stretch of Cedecea neteri DNA includes these proteins:
- the fldA gene encoding flavodoxin FldA — MAIVGIFFGSDTGNTENIAKMIQKQLGKDVAEVHDIAKSSKEDLEGFDILLLGIPTWYYGEAQCDWDDFFPTLEEVDFNGKLVALFGCGDQEDYAEYFCDALGTIRDIIEPRGAAIVGHWPTAGYHFEASKGLADDDNFVGLAIDEDRQPELTAERVEKWVKQISEELNLADIINA; from the coding sequence ATGGCAATCGTAGGCATTTTTTTCGGCAGCGACACCGGTAACACCGAAAATATCGCAAAAATGATTCAAAAACAGCTCGGTAAAGACGTTGCTGAGGTGCATGACATTGCTAAAAGCAGCAAAGAAGATCTCGAAGGTTTCGACATTCTGTTGCTCGGCATCCCAACCTGGTACTACGGCGAAGCGCAGTGCGACTGGGACGATTTCTTCCCTACTCTCGAAGAAGTCGATTTCAACGGTAAGCTGGTTGCGCTGTTCGGCTGTGGTGACCAGGAAGACTACGCGGAATACTTCTGTGATGCGCTGGGTACCATTCGCGATATCATCGAACCGCGCGGCGCCGCTATCGTAGGCCACTGGCCGACCGCGGGCTACCACTTTGAAGCGTCAAAAGGCCTGGCAGACGACGACAACTTTGTCGGTCTGGCCATCGACGAAGACCGCCAGCCGGAACTGACCGCCGAGCGCGTTGAGAAGTGGGTCAAACAGATTTCTGAAGAACTGAATCTGGCCGATATTATTAACGCCTGA
- the fur gene encoding ferric iron uptake transcriptional regulator, whose amino-acid sequence MTDNNTALKKAGLKVTLPRLKILEVLQEPVNHHVSAEDLYKRLIDMGEEIGLATVYRVLNQFDDAGIVTRHNFEGGKSVFELTQQHHHDHLICLDCGKVIEFSDDSIESRQREIATRHGIRLTNHSLYLYGHCAEGDCREDDTAHDPK is encoded by the coding sequence ATGACTGACAACAATACCGCATTAAAGAAGGCCGGCTTGAAAGTCACGCTTCCGCGATTGAAAATCCTCGAAGTGCTGCAAGAGCCGGTAAATCATCACGTCAGCGCGGAAGACTTATATAAACGTCTGATCGACATGGGCGAAGAAATAGGCCTGGCGACGGTCTACCGCGTGCTGAACCAATTTGACGATGCCGGGATCGTGACCCGCCATAATTTTGAAGGCGGCAAGTCCGTTTTCGAGCTGACCCAGCAGCATCACCACGATCACCTTATCTGCCTCGATTGCGGCAAAGTAATCGAGTTCAGCGATGATTCTATTGAATCGCGCCAGCGTGAAATTGCCACACGCCACGGTATCCGCCTGACTAACCACAGTCTCTATCTGTACGGACACTGTGCCGAAGGCGACTGCCGCGAAGACGACACCGCGCACGATCCTAAATAA
- the chiQ gene encoding ChiQ/YbfN family lipoprotein — MKKILLVTAVAFTLSACVQPPAPPEDSHLKQAYSACINTAEGNPDKIEACQSVLNVLRQEKQHKAFVEKETVSVLDYQKCIQARKSGNDEAAKVRCDKIWQEIRSNNS, encoded by the coding sequence ATGAAAAAAATCCTGCTGGTTACCGCCGTGGCTTTCACGCTCTCCGCCTGCGTTCAGCCCCCGGCTCCGCCGGAAGATTCACATCTGAAGCAGGCTTACAGCGCTTGTATCAATACCGCAGAAGGCAACCCGGATAAAATCGAAGCCTGCCAGAGCGTGCTGAACGTACTGCGCCAGGAAAAACAGCACAAAGCGTTTGTTGAAAAAGAGACCGTGAGCGTGCTGGATTATCAGAAATGCATTCAGGCAAGAAAGAGCGGGAATGATGAAGCCGCGAAGGTTCGCTGCGATAAAATCTGGCAAGAAATTCGCTCGAATAACAGCTGA
- the chiP gene encoding chitoporin ChiP translates to MRTFSGKRSALALAIASVTALSGFVVAPQVSAAGFVDDSTLTGGVYYWQRERDRKDVTDGKYKTNLSHSTWNANLDFQSGYAADMFGLDIAAFTAIEMAEDSASGHPNEIAFSSKNKGYSEDYSGDKGGISLYKAAAKFKYGPVWARAGYIQPTGQTLLAPHWSFMPGTYQGAEAGAAFDYGDAGALSFSYMWTNEYKAPWHLETDKFYQNDKKTKVDYLHSIGAKYDFKNDLILEGAFGQAEGFVDQYFAKASYKFDVAGSPLSTSYQFYGTRDKASNNTINDIYDGTAWLQALTLGYKIGQVDLRLEGTMVKAEGQQGYFLQRMTPTYASSNGRLDVWWDNRSDFNANGEKAVFFGAMYDLSNWNLPGWAVGGSYVYAWDAKPATWALDASGNRQDIASNKIKESSYSLDAMYTVQEGRAKGTLFKLHFTQYDNHSDIPSWGGGYGNMFQDERDVKFIVIAPFTIF, encoded by the coding sequence ATGCGTACGTTTAGTGGCAAACGTAGTGCGCTTGCTCTTGCTATTGCAAGCGTTACCGCTCTTTCAGGTTTTGTAGTGGCTCCGCAGGTTAGCGCTGCGGGCTTTGTTGATGACTCAACGCTGACCGGTGGCGTCTATTACTGGCAGCGCGAACGTGACCGTAAAGATGTGACCGACGGTAAGTACAAAACTAACCTGTCACACTCAACCTGGAACGCCAACCTGGACTTCCAGTCCGGCTACGCAGCCGACATGTTTGGCCTGGATATCGCCGCTTTCACCGCCATTGAGATGGCCGAAGACAGCGCCAGCGGCCACCCAAACGAAATCGCATTCTCCTCTAAAAACAAAGGCTACAGCGAAGACTACTCCGGCGATAAAGGCGGCATCAGCCTTTATAAAGCGGCCGCGAAATTTAAGTACGGCCCGGTCTGGGCACGTGCGGGTTATATCCAGCCAACCGGCCAAACGCTGTTAGCGCCACACTGGAGCTTCATGCCGGGTACCTATCAGGGGGCTGAAGCTGGGGCGGCATTCGACTATGGCGATGCAGGTGCGCTGAGCTTCTCCTACATGTGGACCAACGAGTACAAGGCTCCATGGCATCTGGAAACGGACAAGTTCTACCAGAACGACAAAAAGACCAAAGTTGATTATCTGCACTCCATCGGCGCGAAATATGACTTCAAAAATGACCTGATTCTGGAAGGGGCATTTGGTCAGGCTGAAGGTTTTGTTGACCAGTACTTCGCGAAAGCCAGCTACAAATTTGACGTTGCAGGCAGCCCGCTGAGCACCAGCTACCAGTTCTACGGCACCCGTGATAAAGCCTCTAACAACACCATCAACGATATTTATGACGGTACCGCGTGGCTGCAGGCGCTGACCTTAGGCTACAAAATTGGCCAGGTTGACCTGCGTCTGGAAGGGACCATGGTGAAGGCAGAAGGCCAGCAGGGTTACTTCCTGCAGCGTATGACGCCAACCTATGCCTCTTCAAACGGCCGTCTAGATGTCTGGTGGGATAACCGCTCTGACTTCAACGCCAACGGCGAAAAAGCTGTGTTCTTCGGTGCGATGTATGACCTGAGCAACTGGAATCTGCCGGGTTGGGCTGTTGGGGGCTCCTATGTTTATGCATGGGATGCAAAACCAGCCACATGGGCGCTTGATGCTTCCGGTAACCGTCAGGATATCGCATCCAACAAGATCAAAGAGTCTTCATACAGCCTCGACGCAATGTACACCGTGCAGGAAGGCCGTGCGAAAGGTACGCTGTTCAAACTGCACTTCACTCAGTACGACAACCACTCCGATATCCCAAGCTGGGGCGGTGGTTACGGCAACATGTTCCAGGATGAGCGTGACGTGAAATTTATCGTTATTGCTCCGTTCACCATCTTCTAA
- the glnS gene encoding glutamine--tRNA ligase → MSEAEARPTNFIRQIIDEDLANGKHTSICTRFPPEPNGYLHIGHAKSICLNFGIAQDYQGQCNLRFDDTNPVKEDIEYVESIKHDVEWLGFHWSGNVRYSSDYFDQLFNYAVELINKGLAYVDELSPEQIREYRGSLTAPGKNSPFRDRSVEENLALFEKMRNGEFAEGTACLRAKIDMASPFIVMRDPVLYRIKFADHHQTGSKWCIYPMYDFTHCISDALEGITHSLCTLEFQDNRRLYDWVLDNITIPAHPRQYEFSRLNLEYAIMSKRKLNLLVTEKIVEGWDDPRMPTISGLRRRGYTAASIREFCKRIGVTKQDNTVEMASLESCIRDDLNENAPRAMAVLDPVKVIITNYPQGEEETVTMPNHPNKPEMGSREVPFSGEVYIDRADFREEANKQYKRLVLGKEVRLRNAYVIKAERVEKDAEGNITELYCTYDPETLSKDPADGRKVKGVIHWVSAAHALPVEIRLYDRLFSVANPGAAEDFLSTINADSLVIRQGFVEPSLQNAEKGKAYQFEREGYFCLDSRYTTAEKLVFNRTVGLRDTWAKIGE, encoded by the coding sequence ATGAGTGAGGCTGAAGCCCGCCCAACTAACTTTATTCGTCAGATTATTGATGAAGACCTGGCGAACGGTAAGCACACCAGTATTTGCACCCGTTTTCCGCCTGAGCCAAATGGCTATCTGCATATTGGTCACGCCAAGTCTATTTGCCTGAACTTTGGCATTGCCCAGGACTACCAGGGGCAGTGCAACCTGCGTTTCGATGACACAAACCCGGTAAAAGAAGACATCGAATACGTAGAGTCCATCAAGCATGACGTTGAATGGCTGGGCTTCCATTGGTCCGGTAACGTTCGTTATTCGTCTGACTATTTTGACCAGCTGTTTAACTATGCCGTTGAGCTTATTAATAAAGGTCTGGCCTATGTTGATGAGCTGAGCCCGGAACAAATTCGTGAATACCGTGGTTCCCTGACCGCGCCTGGCAAAAACAGCCCATTCCGCGATCGTAGCGTTGAGGAAAACCTCGCGCTGTTCGAGAAAATGCGCAACGGTGAGTTCGCCGAAGGTACCGCCTGCCTGCGTGCTAAAATCGATATGGCTTCGCCATTCATCGTGATGCGCGATCCGGTGCTGTACCGCATTAAGTTTGCCGACCACCACCAGACCGGCAGCAAGTGGTGCATCTACCCGATGTACGACTTCACCCACTGCATTTCTGATGCGCTGGAAGGGATCACCCACTCGCTGTGTACCCTGGAATTCCAGGATAACCGTCGTCTGTATGACTGGGTGCTGGATAACATCACTATTCCTGCTCACCCGCGCCAGTACGAGTTTTCTCGCCTTAACCTCGAATACGCCATCATGTCCAAGCGTAAGCTTAACCTGCTGGTGACCGAGAAGATTGTTGAAGGCTGGGATGACCCGCGCATGCCGACTATTTCGGGCCTACGCCGCCGTGGTTACACCGCAGCTTCTATTCGCGAATTCTGTAAGCGCATTGGTGTGACCAAGCAAGACAACACCGTGGAAATGGCTTCTCTGGAATCCTGCATCCGTGACGATCTCAACGAGAACGCACCGCGTGCGATGGCCGTGCTGGATCCGGTGAAAGTTATCATCACTAACTATCCTCAGGGTGAAGAAGAGACGGTGACCATGCCTAATCATCCGAACAAACCTGAGATGGGCAGCCGTGAAGTGCCGTTCAGCGGTGAGGTTTATATCGACCGGGCTGACTTCCGTGAAGAAGCGAACAAGCAGTACAAGCGCCTGGTGCTGGGTAAAGAAGTTCGCCTGCGTAATGCGTATGTGATCAAAGCCGAGCGTGTTGAAAAAGATGCGGAAGGCAATATCACCGAGCTTTACTGCACCTACGACCCGGAAACCCTGAGCAAGGACCCGGCAGACGGTCGCAAAGTTAAAGGCGTGATTCACTGGGTGAGCGCCGCACATGCGTTGCCGGTTGAAATCCGCCTGTATGACCGCCTGTTCAGCGTTGCAAACCCAGGCGCTGCGGAGGACTTCCTGTCGACCATTAACGCTGACTCACTGGTTATTCGTCAGGGCTTCGTTGAGCCAAGCCTGCAGAACGCAGAAAAAGGTAAGGCTTATCAGTTCGAGCGTGAAGGTTATTTCTGCCTCGACAGCCGTTACACGACGGCCGAAAAATTGGTATTTAACCGCACCGTTGGCCTGCGCGATACCTGGGCTAAAATCGGCGAATAA
- the nagE gene encoding N-acetylglucosamine-specific PTS transporter subunit IIBC → MSILGYLQRVGRALMVPVATLPAAAILMGVGYWIDPVSWGGDNALAALFIKSGSAIIDHMSVLFAIGVAYGMSKDKDGAAALTGFVGFLVLTTLCSPAAVAMIQKIPVDQVPAAFGKIENQFVGILVGIISAELYNRFSGVELPKALSFFSGRRLVPILTSFLMIVVAFIMMYIWPMIFDGLVNFGEHIQKLGSAGAGIYAFFNRLLIPVGLHHALNSVFWFDVAGINDIPNFLGGAQSIEAGKAVVGITGRYQAGFFPIMMFGLPGAALAIYHCARPENKAKVAGIMMAAAFAAFFTGITEPLEFSFMFVAPVLYLIHAVLTGISVFIAASMHWIAGFGFSAGLVDMVLSSRNPLATHWWMLIPQGLVFFVLYYVVFRFTITKFNLLTPGRELAVAGDEADGQDVNVSGDANQDVSGLARQYISAVGGSANLTGIDACITRLRLNVKDSSVVNEALAKRLGATGVIRLNKTSVQIIVGFAAEKIANAMKTAGTVEAAAPVAGTAPAPAAKPQAVPNATSTTVAALVSPVTGEVVELDQVPDEAFASKAVGDGVAVKPTDKTVVSPAAGTIVKIFNTNHAFCLETEKGAEIVVHMGIDTVALGGKGFTRLVEEGAEVVAGQPVLEMDLDFLNANARSMISPVVCSNIDDFSGLVIQAKGQVVAGQTPLYEIKGK, encoded by the coding sequence GTGAGTATTCTAGGTTATCTACAACGCGTGGGCCGGGCACTTATGGTGCCGGTGGCTACACTGCCAGCAGCAGCAATACTAATGGGGGTTGGTTACTGGATTGACCCAGTCAGTTGGGGTGGAGACAACGCACTAGCGGCGCTCTTCATTAAATCCGGTTCCGCAATCATCGATCACATGTCCGTGCTTTTCGCCATCGGCGTCGCTTACGGTATGTCTAAAGACAAAGACGGCGCAGCAGCGCTGACCGGCTTTGTTGGCTTCCTGGTTCTGACCACCCTCTGCTCACCGGCAGCGGTTGCGATGATCCAGAAAATTCCGGTGGATCAGGTTCCGGCGGCATTTGGTAAAATTGAAAACCAGTTTGTGGGTATTCTGGTCGGTATTATCTCTGCGGAATTGTACAATCGCTTCAGCGGCGTTGAGCTGCCGAAAGCGCTGTCGTTCTTCAGCGGTCGCCGTCTGGTCCCTATCCTCACCTCCTTCCTGATGATCGTTGTTGCCTTCATCATGATGTACATCTGGCCGATGATCTTTGACGGTCTGGTGAACTTCGGTGAGCACATCCAGAAACTCGGTTCTGCAGGCGCAGGTATCTATGCGTTCTTCAACCGTCTGCTGATCCCGGTTGGTCTGCACCACGCCCTGAACTCCGTGTTCTGGTTTGACGTTGCCGGCATTAACGACATCCCTAACTTCCTGGGTGGCGCTCAGTCCATCGAAGCAGGTAAAGCGGTTGTCGGTATCACCGGCCGTTACCAGGCGGGCTTCTTCCCGATCATGATGTTCGGCCTGCCGGGTGCAGCGCTGGCTATTTACCACTGTGCACGTCCTGAAAACAAAGCAAAAGTTGCCGGTATTATGATGGCGGCCGCCTTCGCTGCGTTCTTCACCGGTATCACCGAACCGCTGGAATTCTCCTTCATGTTCGTTGCTCCGGTACTGTACCTGATCCACGCAGTGCTGACCGGTATCTCCGTGTTCATCGCGGCAAGCATGCACTGGATTGCTGGCTTCGGCTTCTCCGCGGGTCTGGTGGATATGGTGCTTTCGTCCCGTAACCCGCTGGCAACCCACTGGTGGATGCTGATTCCTCAGGGTCTGGTGTTCTTCGTTCTCTACTACGTGGTATTCCGTTTCACCATCACTAAATTCAACCTGCTGACCCCTGGCCGTGAACTGGCGGTAGCCGGTGATGAAGCTGATGGTCAGGACGTGAATGTGAGCGGCGATGCGAATCAGGACGTTTCCGGCCTGGCTCGTCAGTACATCTCTGCGGTCGGTGGCTCTGCTAACCTGACCGGTATTGATGCCTGTATCACTCGTCTGCGTCTGAACGTGAAAGACTCTTCCGTAGTAAACGAAGCGCTGGCTAAGCGTCTGGGTGCAACGGGCGTTATCCGCCTGAACAAAACCAGCGTGCAAATCATCGTTGGCTTTGCTGCAGAAAAAATTGCTAACGCAATGAAAACTGCAGGCACCGTAGAAGCAGCCGCGCCTGTTGCTGGCACAGCGCCAGCGCCTGCTGCTAAACCACAGGCGGTTCCAAACGCCACCAGTACGACCGTTGCGGCTCTGGTTTCTCCGGTCACTGGCGAAGTGGTTGAGCTTGATCAGGTTCCTGACGAAGCGTTTGCCAGCAAAGCAGTAGGGGATGGTGTGGCCGTTAAGCCAACCGACAAAACCGTGGTTTCTCCTGCTGCGGGTACGATTGTGAAAATCTTCAACACCAACCACGCTTTCTGCCTCGAAACAGAAAAAGGCGCTGAAATTGTGGTTCACATGGGCATCGATACCGTTGCTCTGGGTGGTAAAGGGTTCACTCGTCTGGTGGAAGAGGGTGCGGAAGTGGTTGCCGGCCAGCCGGTTCTGGAAATGGATCTTGATTTCCTGAACGCCAACGCTCGTTCCATGATTAGCCCGGTTGTTTGCAGCAACATCGACGACTTCAGCGGTCTGGTTATCCAGGCGAAAGGTCAGGTGGTTGCCGGTCAAACGCCACTGTATGAGATTAAAGGCAAGTAA
- the nagB gene encoding glucosamine-6-phosphate deaminase produces the protein MRLIPLATPAQVGKWAARHIVNRINAFKPTADRPFVLGLPTGGTPLEAYKALVEMHKAGQVSFKNVVTFNMDEYVGLPKEHPESYYTFMHRNFFDHVDIPAENINLLNGNAEDVDAECRRYEEKIRSYGKIHLFMGGVGNDGHIAFNEPASSLASRTRIKTLTHDTRVANSRFFGGDVTQVPKYALTVGVGTLLDAEEVMILVLGGVKALALQAAVEGNVNHMWTITCLQLHPKAVIVCDEPSTMELKVKTLKYFNELEAENIKGL, from the coding sequence ATGAGACTGATTCCCCTGGCTACCCCGGCACAAGTCGGCAAATGGGCAGCTCGCCATATTGTAAACCGCATTAATGCATTCAAACCGACCGCAGATCGTCCTTTCGTTCTGGGTCTGCCAACCGGCGGTACGCCGCTGGAAGCTTACAAAGCTCTGGTTGAGATGCATAAAGCAGGCCAGGTTAGCTTTAAGAACGTCGTTACGTTCAACATGGATGAATACGTCGGCCTGCCGAAGGAACATCCGGAAAGTTATTATACTTTCATGCACCGCAACTTCTTTGATCACGTTGATATCCCTGCGGAAAACATCAACCTGCTGAACGGCAACGCGGAAGATGTTGATGCAGAATGCCGCCGCTACGAAGAAAAAATTCGCTCCTACGGCAAAATCCACCTGTTCATGGGCGGCGTGGGCAACGATGGTCACATCGCGTTTAACGAACCAGCCTCTTCCCTGGCTTCCCGTACTCGTATCAAAACCCTGACCCATGACACCCGCGTGGCAAACTCCCGCTTCTTCGGCGGCGACGTAACTCAGGTGCCAAAATATGCGCTGACCGTGGGCGTGGGTACGCTGCTGGACGCAGAAGAAGTGATGATTCTGGTACTGGGCGGCGTGAAAGCCCTGGCGCTTCAGGCGGCCGTTGAAGGCAACGTTAACCATATGTGGACCATCACCTGCCTGCAGCTGCATCCGAAGGCGGTCATTGTTTGTGATGAGCCATCCACGATGGAGCTGAAAGTGAAAACGTT